The Candidatus Desulfarcum epimagneticum region AAACAAGCTCCAACAAATCAGTTCACCCAACTATCATTTCGCTGCCGCTACATGATGGTGGGTGACTTTCACGTTGGGCGCAAGTACAATGTTTTTGAAAACTATATAAACGAGACTACGAGAGAGAGGCGGAAATGCGAAACCGAGACAGAAGGTCGAGAGGGGGGATTCGGTTCGATGAAATTGCCAAGAGAATAACAGGAATCTCAACCCCGATATTTGGTGTATCCTGGCAACCGCCTTCACTTGAGGTCGAGGTCGCCAGACGTCTATTGACATATCTGGAAGACCGGCGGGTTTTATATGTTGACTATTTTGATGAGCGATTGCGGGACGTGGTCGAA contains the following coding sequences:
- a CDS encoding hypothetical protein (Evidence 5 : Unknown function) — protein: MMVGDFHVGRKYNVFENYINETTRERRKCETETEGREGGFGSMKLPRE